One genomic region from uncultured Cohaesibacter sp. encodes:
- a CDS encoding biotin-dependent carboxyltransferase family protein: protein MIKIFYTIGLSTIQDLGRDENYRHGVSIGGAMDRLALQMGNALLGNAKTAAAIEVTLFPIKFEILSSVNIAVTGADCAIELDGKQINPNWAFHAEKGQTLSLSKLNSGSFAYVHLAGGIDVPEVLGSRSTYLRCAFGGLNGRMLQNGDVIKSLPEADPFPPIAPGGFGAIAPALALPQPSHASAGTNEAITMLRYLPAAEHDYFDKASLDALVTAPWQITPQSSRAGYRLAGPNLAMTEKLEMRSHGIVPGVIQIPSGGSPIIQTADSQTSGGYPKIGTVIDADMWRLAQTRIGNQICFQKTSYEEALAAYREMDKFIDKVRALSKAYRDLLK, encoded by the coding sequence ATGATCAAAATTTTCTATACCATTGGATTGTCGACCATTCAGGATCTCGGGCGCGATGAAAATTACCGCCATGGTGTCAGTATTGGCGGCGCAATGGATCGTCTTGCCCTTCAGATGGGGAATGCGCTTCTGGGGAATGCCAAAACAGCTGCGGCGATCGAAGTAACTCTTTTTCCGATCAAGTTCGAGATCCTCTCGAGTGTCAACATCGCTGTTACCGGCGCAGATTGCGCCATCGAGCTGGACGGCAAACAAATTAATCCCAATTGGGCCTTTCATGCGGAAAAGGGACAGACCCTTTCCCTGAGCAAACTCAACTCCGGCTCCTTCGCCTATGTCCATCTGGCTGGTGGCATTGACGTTCCTGAAGTCCTGGGATCTCGCAGCACTTACCTGCGCTGCGCATTTGGCGGCCTCAACGGACGCATGCTGCAAAATGGCGATGTGATCAAGTCTCTGCCGGAAGCAGACCCGTTCCCGCCTATTGCGCCGGGTGGGTTCGGAGCCATCGCTCCGGCCCTTGCCCTGCCGCAACCTTCGCATGCCTCTGCAGGCACGAATGAGGCAATAACAATGCTACGCTATCTTCCCGCTGCCGAGCATGACTATTTTGATAAGGCATCTCTGGATGCTCTTGTTACGGCACCGTGGCAAATTACACCGCAAAGCAGCAGAGCAGGTTATAGATTGGCAGGTCCCAACCTCGCGATGACCGAAAAACTGGAAATGCGCTCGCATGGCATCGTACCCGGTGTCATTCAGATTCCCTCTGGAGGGTCACCAATCATCCAGACTGCAGATTCCCAAACATCTGGTGGCTATCCCAAAATCGGAACCGTCATCGATGCAGACATGTGGCGCCTTGCCCAGACTCGCATCGGCAATCAGATCTGCTTCCAAAAGACCTCCTACGAAGAGGCTCTGGCGGCCTATAGGGAAATGGATAAATTCATAGATAAGGTGCGTGCGCTCTCTAAAGCCTACCGGGACCTGTTGAAATGA
- the pxpB gene encoding 5-oxoprolinase subunit PxpB, translating to MSIRFSAFSKSKDQANISLLGTTAMLFEAPGAFELPTQKRIWALANEVQGWDNIKEAIPGMTNLMLTFRSPCEDPSEIRNRLIAAWEKATDWKIEGKLIEIPVIYGGELGPHLHDAAKLTNMSVDELVAVHANRDYSVFALGAHPGLGYLGITDERIWVPRREVPVLSIPAGSVSIGGMQTAVSASPGASGWHTLGHTDVEFFFPRKESPTLLSPGDTVRFRVERIIP from the coding sequence ATGAGCATACGCTTCTCTGCTTTCAGCAAGTCGAAAGACCAAGCCAACATCAGCCTCCTGGGCACCACCGCTATGCTGTTTGAGGCGCCAGGGGCCTTCGAGCTCCCCACTCAAAAGCGCATTTGGGCACTGGCCAACGAAGTTCAGGGCTGGGACAATATCAAGGAAGCCATTCCGGGCATGACGAACCTGATGCTCACCTTCAGGTCCCCATGCGAAGACCCCTCCGAAATCCGGAACCGCCTGATCGCAGCCTGGGAAAAAGCCACAGATTGGAAAATCGAAGGTAAGCTCATCGAAATCCCCGTCATCTATGGCGGAGAGCTTGGACCGCATCTTCATGACGCGGCCAAGTTGACCAATATGTCCGTCGATGAGCTGGTAGCCGTGCATGCAAACCGCGACTATTCAGTTTTTGCACTGGGCGCCCATCCGGGGTTGGGTTATCTGGGCATCACAGACGAACGCATCTGGGTTCCCCGGCGCGAAGTGCCCGTGCTGAGCATTCCTGCCGGATCCGTTTCTATCGGCGGCATGCAAACCGCTGTATCCGCATCTCCCGGTGCCAGTGGCTGGCATACTCTGGGGCACACAGATGTGGAATTTTTCTTCCCTCGCAAGGAAAGTCCGACCCTTCTATCCCCCGGTGACACCGTCCGTTTCAGAGTTGAAAGGATCATCCCATGA